The bacterium genome includes a region encoding these proteins:
- a CDS encoding MFS transporter, translating into MINKKQSSELKLFLGQIYTYSFFNELIFIYAFYAVMFSDYGLSAIQISVLLAVWSAVTFILEIPSGALADKYSRKNILLFAQAAKICGYICWMLLPTFWGFLVGFICWGIRSAFSSGSFEAFVFDELSHYKEQDDYARIIGRIKSLSTTAVLVSGLSAALMIHFGYRIVILAGLFPLAISFAAILFTHPAERAESTAEVHYLALLKEGVRETYRNHTAKRLIAFLAFAVVFFPTLEEYWSLFYKSAGMQKEEIAILTSVVSAAMVIAGLVAHKVKWLSERASFFVYCSCGFILLVAAYYMCPISVISIPAICFLWIVIEVNIECRLQYAIESDARATVLSVQGFLSEVMAVVIYLGFGAVATGYGYRTGFMVSAIVIIVLGVFSIFCIKIDSTCSNKPGGPA; encoded by the coding sequence ATGATTAATAAGAAACAGAGCAGCGAATTAAAGCTGTTTCTTGGGCAAATATATACCTACAGCTTCTTCAATGAGTTGATCTTCATCTATGCATTCTATGCGGTGATGTTCAGTGATTATGGTCTCAGTGCCATCCAAATATCAGTGCTGCTTGCTGTATGGTCCGCAGTTACATTCATCTTGGAAATACCTTCCGGTGCATTGGCAGACAAATATTCCCGCAAGAACATTTTGCTATTTGCACAGGCCGCTAAAATCTGCGGATATATATGTTGGATGCTCCTGCCTACATTTTGGGGATTTCTTGTAGGCTTTATTTGCTGGGGAATACGCAGCGCATTTTCATCAGGATCATTTGAAGCATTTGTCTTCGATGAATTATCACACTACAAGGAGCAAGATGACTATGCGCGCATTATCGGACGCATTAAGAGTCTGTCTACAACTGCAGTTCTCGTATCAGGCCTATCGGCAGCATTGATGATACACTTCGGCTACAGGATTGTTATCCTGGCCGGTCTATTTCCTCTCGCAATCTCCTTCGCAGCCATATTGTTTACTCATCCTGCAGAACGAGCGGAATCAACAGCAGAGGTACATTATCTCGCACTTCTTAAGGAAGGTGTTCGGGAAACATATAGAAACCATACTGCCAAACGCCTTATTGCGTTTCTCGCTTTTGCAGTTGTCTTCTTTCCAACTCTGGAAGAGTACTGGAGCCTTTTTTATAAATCGGCGGGTATGCAAAAAGAAGAAATTGCCATTCTCACTTCCGTGGTATCCGCTGCAATGGTTATTGCGGGTCTTGTTGCGCACAAAGTCAAATGGCTTTCAGAAAGAGCCTCTTTCTTTGTGTACTGCTCGTGCGGTTTCATTCTCCTTGTCGCGGCATATTATATGTGTCCGATCAGCGTCATAAGCATTCCAGCCATATGCTTCCTTTGGATAGTCATTGAGGTAAATATCGAATGCAGACTGCAGTATGCCATCGAGAGTGATGCAAGGGCAACAGTCCTGTCCGTTCAAGGTTTTTTAAGTGAGGTTATGGCAGTGGTAATCTATCTCGGGTTCGGCGCTGTAGCTACTGGATATGGTTATCGGACCGGATTTATGGTCTCGGCAATTGTAATAATAGTGCTCGGCGTGTTTAGCATTTTCTGCATTAAGATCGATAGTACCTGCAGTAACAAACCCGGAGGTCCAGCATGA
- a CDS encoding class I SAM-dependent methyltransferase, whose protein sequence is MNPTETWILENLRPTKTTSARLISDRSELQSGGQLVGIYQEPTPENTYHWRDTAICEAFAVAVCGTDRVIMDVGPGDGWPSLIIAPRCAKIIGIDPSDKRVGVQRGNAQRLGISNCEFRNMDIQDLAFPDNTFDGAVAASSIEQADDPIKGLTEIYRVLKPGAKLAMTFEKYDDEVDTNSEEVCVEISESEYLLSYLVCESKALREARYAIWFDHSILQNNEIRQIVNSIQASGSTWLADHSLIELLRCLQTSIVNSCYYELHHFSLRSLGNALAKIGFTDIRGFGCDINSLMPFAEFAITSGIAQNLKETFMQVSSYFGAASVRFAKSGVGDFTIATKPI, encoded by the coding sequence ATGAATCCTACTGAGACTTGGATATTAGAAAACCTAAGACCGACCAAAACAACCAGCGCAAGACTTATATCGGACAGAAGCGAACTCCAGTCAGGAGGTCAATTGGTTGGTATCTATCAGGAGCCAACGCCTGAAAACACTTATCATTGGCGCGATACGGCAATTTGTGAGGCTTTCGCTGTAGCTGTATGCGGAACAGATCGGGTTATTATGGATGTTGGTCCTGGTGATGGTTGGCCGAGTTTGATAATTGCGCCTCGCTGTGCAAAGATTATTGGTATCGACCCTTCAGATAAAAGGGTTGGAGTGCAGCGAGGGAATGCACAGCGTCTTGGCATATCGAACTGCGAGTTTCGCAATATGGACATACAAGACCTGGCATTTCCAGACAATACATTCGATGGTGCGGTGGCGGCTTCTTCAATCGAGCAGGCTGATGACCCGATAAAAGGGCTGACGGAGATATATCGTGTTTTAAAGCCGGGAGCAAAGCTGGCGATGACCTTTGAGAAATATGATGATGAGGTAGACACAAACTCTGAGGAAGTATGCGTGGAGATTTCCGAATCTGAATATCTGCTTTCATATCTGGTCTGCGAGTCAAAGGCACTCCGAGAAGCGCGGTATGCCATATGGTTCGATCACAGTATACTTCAAAATAACGAAATCCGTCAGATCGTTAACTCCATTCAGGCGTCGGGGTCGACATGGCTAGCAGACCACAGCTTAATCGAGCTTCTCCGCTGCCTGCAAACGAGTATTGTGAACTCGTGCTACTACGAACTACATCATTTTTCACTCAGATCACTTGGGAACGCACTTGCAAAGATTGGTTTTACAGATATACGAGGTTTTGGCTGTGACATAAACTCTCTGATGCCGTTTGCTGAGTTTGCCATCACTTCGGGCATTGCTCAAAATCTCAAAGAAACCTTTATGCAGGTTAGCAGTTATTTCGGCGCGGCATCTGTGCGTTTTGCTAAATCCGGCGTTGGTGACTTTACAATTGCAACCAAGCCTATATAG